In Chryseobacterium oryzae, the genomic stretch ATTTTAGAGTTTCAAATAAAAATTTATGTATATTTCTTTTCATGATAATGTATTATTTTTTTTAATTTAAATTATATTTGCATTCGGTACCAAAAATATACCAATTGTTGGTGCGAAAAATCTATCAAAAATAAATCTTTATTTTTAGATTACATAATTTTACAAAAGTTAAAATATTAAAAAAAAATTAATGGCAAAATTAACTTCAAGAAGCGAAGATTACAGCAAGTGGTACAATGAGTTAGTTGTAAAAGCAGATTTAGCAGAAAATTCCGGAGTAAGAGGTTCTATGGTTATAAAACCATACGGATACGCAATTTGGGAGAAGATGCGTGACGAAATGGACAAAAAATTCAAAGAAACCGGTCACGTTAATGCTTATTTCCCTCTTTTTGTTCCCAAAAGCTTGTTTGAAGCTGAAGAAAAAAATGCCGAAGGGTTCGCAAAAGAATGTGCAGTTGTTACCCATTACAGACTGAAAACAGACCCTAACAATCCTCATAAACTCATCGTAGATCCAGATGCAAAGCTGGAAGAAGAACTTATCGTAAGACCTACTTCTGAAGCCATTATATGGAATACCTACAAAAATTGGATTCAATCTTACAGAGATTTGCCAATTCTTATTAACCAATGGGCAAACGTTGTAAGATGGGAAATGAGAACCAGATTATTTCTAAGAACTTCAGAGTTTCTTTGGCAGGAAGGTCACACAGCACATGCTACTCGTGATGAAGCCGTAGAAGAAGCAGAAAAAATGAATAAAGTATATGCAGATTTTGCAGAAAATTTCATGGCAATTCCTGTTATTCAGGGATTAAAAACTCCTTCGGAGAGATTTGCGGGAGCTGATGAAACATATTGCATTGAAGCATTAATGCAGGACGGTAAAGCTTTACAGGCAGGAACTTCTCACTTTTTAGGACAAAATTTCGCTAAAGCTTTTGATGTTAAATTTACCAACAAAGAAGGAAAAATAGAATATGCATGGGCAACTTCTTGGGGAACATCAACACGTTTAATGGGAGCTCTAATCATGACTCACTCTGATGATTTTGGTCTCATACTTCCTCCAACATTAGCTCCTATACAAGTGGTTATTGTTCCTATTTTCAAAGGAGAAGAACAGCTTAATGAAATAAGTGAAGTTGCTTTGGAAATTCAGAATAAATTAAAATTAAAAGGCATCTCGGTAAAATTTGATAACGATACCCAAAACAAACCAGGTTGGAAATTTGCCGAATACGAACTAAAAGGAGTTCCTTTAAGAATTGCCATCGGACCGAAAGACTTAGAAAATAAATCTGTTGAAATTGCGCGAAGAGACAATCTTACAAAAGAAGTACGTCCTTTAGAAGGATTAGATTCTTATATTGAAGACCTTTTAAAAACTATTCAGGAAGATATTTATAAAAAAGCGTTCAGTTTCCGTGAAGAAAACATTACAAAAGTAGATTCTTACGAAGAATTCAAAAAAGTTCTTGAAGAAAAAGGAGGATTTATTTATGCTCATTGGGATGGAACGGCTGAAGAAGAAGAGCAGATTAAAGAAGAAACAAAAGCAACCATACGATGCATTCCGCTGAATGATGATATTGAAGAAGGAGTTTCTATGGTAAGCGGAAAACCTTCTAAAAGAAGGGTTTTATTTGCTAAAGCTTATTAAATTTAACATAATAATTTACTAAATCTATAAAAATTTTTAAAATTTTTATAGATTTTTTATTTTACAACCACTTTTGGATGAATTTTTGTTTAATTTTAAATAACATTAATTTTAAAAAATAAATTATTATGGCATTAAACATTATTGATCTTATTAAAGGGCAACTTGGAGCCGCATTAGTTTCTCAGACAGCCTCACAACTGGGAGAAAGCGAATCCGGAATTTCTAAAGCTATTTCAGGATTACTTCCTGTGGTGATTGGAGGTTTGGCAAACAATTCAGACAACCCAACTGTATTAGATACTGTAGCAAACTCTTCTTCAAACGGAATTTTGGGGAGTTTATCGAGCGCAACATCAGGCAATTCTTTTATATCGGGATTATTAACATCAATTTTTGGAGATAAACTAAGCGGAATTATCAACAGCGTCGCTACTTATGCTGGAATCAGCAACAATTCTTCTTCATCTTTATTGAATATGGTTACAGGAGCAACCATAGGATCTATAGGAAAATATGCTTCTGAAAACAATTTAGACCGAAACGGAATTGCATCTTTATTAAATGACCAAAAAGGAATAATTTCTACTTTATTACCTGCAGGTCTTTCTTTAGCATCCCTTAATGTAGGAGATTGGGCTAAAGGATATGGTTTTGAAGGAAATGAAAATCCTGCAACAAAGCCAGTAGTAGATGCTCCACGCGTAGAAGTAACAAGAAGTACGGCAGAAACAGGAACTTTTCCGGATAGAACTACTTCTTCAGAAGGTGGATCTATATGGAAATGGCTTTTACCAGTAATTCTTTTGCTTGTTGCATCTTATTTTCTTTGGCAACAATGCCGTAAGAGCGAAACTACCACTACTACAAGTGTAGAAGGCGATTCTTTAAAGACCAAAACCGATACAACTACTGTGAATTCTACAGCAACTACCACAAAAGTAGATGAAGATATCGACCTTAATGGTACAGCTCTTAAAGGATACAGAAACGGTATGGAAGATCAAATGATTTCTTTCCTTAAATCTGGAGAATACACCAATGCAAAAGATGACGCTGCACTAAAAAACAGATGGTTCGATTTCGACCATGTAAATTTTAAAATGGGAAGTGCAAACCAACTTGAAGCAGGTTCAGAAAGTCAGTTACAAAATTTAGTTGCTATTTTAAAAGCTTTTCCTGATGCTAAAATAAAAATTGGTGGTTACACCGATAAAACAGGAAATGAAGCTAACAATTTAAAACTATCTGCTGAAAGAGCTAACTTCATTAAAGATTGGTTATCTAAACAAGGAGTAGCATCGCAAGTAATTGCTGCCGATGGATATGGAAGCGAATTTGCAAAAGTAGACGCAAAAGCTTCTGATGCAGAAAGAGCAGTAGACAGAAAAATGTCTGTAAGATTTACAAAATAAACTTTATTTAAAAAATAAATGATTAAATCCTGAAAAATTTTTTCAGGATTTTTTTTGATACCTGCGATAGAATTCGTTTAATTTAATTAATTTTGTTAGTATATTCTAACAATACATGAATTTCAAAATAAAAGAAGGCTGGAGAAAAGAAAAAGTATCAGATTCCTTGCCTGAAGTTTTCTCTTCTATTCCCATTCCGAAAAAATCAGGATTTTGGCGAAAGTATCTTGCATTTGCAGGGCCAGGCTTAATGATTGCAGTTGGGTATATGGATCCTGGTAATTGGGCTACCGATATTGCCGGTGGTGCTCAGTTTGGGTATACTCTACTTTCTGTAATTCTTATATCCAATATTTTTGCTATGGTTTTACAGCACCTTTCCGTAAAACTTGGGGTTGCAACCGAACGAGATTTGGCGCAGGCTTGTAGAGATCACTTTAGCCCAACTACGAATGTTATTCTTTGGATTCTTTGCGAAATAGCAATTGCTGCTTGCGATCTTGCCGAAGTCATCGGTTCTGCAATCGCACTCAATTTACTTTTCGGAATTCCATTAACATGGGGTATTGTTATTACAACTATCGACGTACTTTTAATATTATTGCTTCAGGCAAAAGGATTCAGATGGGTGGAAAGTATTGTTGGAGGATTAATTTTTATCATTCTAATTTGTTTTGGGTATGAACTTATCATTTCAAAACCAGAAATTAATCAGATTTTAGGCGGATTAGTTCCACAGAAAGAAATCATCACCAATCCTGCTGCACTTTATATCGGGATAGGGATTTTAGGTGCCACAGTAATGCCTCATAACTTATATCTTCACAGCAGTATTGTGCAGACAAGGGATTACGATAGAGATAGAGCCGGAAAAAAAGAAGCTATAAAATTCGCAACTTTAGACAGTACAGTTTCCCTTTTAATTGCTTTTTTCATTAATGCAGCAATTCTTATTTTAGCTGCAGCAACTTTCCATACTACGGGAAATCAGCACATTGCAGATATTCATGATGCCTATAAAATGCTGACTCCAATTTTGGGAGCTTCTATGGCGAGTATTGCTTTTGCCATTGCTCTTTTGGCATCCGGACAAAATTCTACGCTTACAGGAACGCTTGCCGGACAAATCGTAATGGAAGGATTTCTGAACATCAGTCTTAAGCCATGGCTCAGAAGGCTAATTACCAGACTTATTGCGGTGATTCCTGCTCTTATTGTAGCAATACTTTACGGAGAACAGGGCACTACAGATTTATTGGTTTTAAGCCAGGTTATTCTATCCATGCAACTGAGTTTTGCCGTAGTTCCTCTGGTAATGTTTACCAACGACAAATCTAAAATGGGAGAATTTGTGAACAAACCCATTCTAAAAATTTCTGTATGGATTATCTCAGGAATTATTATTGTGCTTAATCTATACCTTTTGTATCAAACAGTTTTCGGGTAATTTTTTAGGAGCTTTTTCCCGCTTTCCGTTGCAATCTTTTTTTTCAAAAAAGGATTTCCACTGCAATCGGGGCTAATGATGAATACTTTTGAATGATAGAACTACTATTTTAATTTAAAATTTTCAACTTTCAATATTTATTAATTACGTTTCAAAAAAAAGAGATTTTTAGCCCAGATAGTAACGGTTACCCCGCAACTTGTAAGGGACAGCCTCGGAATAAGCTAAGGACAGAATAGGCGTGAGGAGTATGAGTGGATAGCTGGAAATAGCTCCCTGAAATCTTAATTACTTTCATATTAGAAAACAAACTCTGCCTAATTGTCATTATTTTTTATTTGGCAAACTGTTTGACAAATCACAATGTAAAAAGTTATTGAATTATGGAAAATCAGGATATCAACGAAGAAAACATCAATAAACACGAAGAAAACGCTAACGAATCTCAAAATAATCAACAGGAAAATGTGGCAGAAACTCCTACTGCAGAAGAACTTTTGGCAGTGGAAAAAGATCGTTACATTAGATTGTATGCGGAATTCGAAAATTATAAAAAAAGAACTTCCAAAGAAAAAATGGAATTCTTCCAATATGCAAACCAAGACATGATGATTTCTATGTTGGGAGTATTGGATGATTTCGAAAGAGCTCTAAAAGAAATTGCTAAAAACGGAAGTGAAGCAGATCTTCAAGGTGTTGAATTAATTTATAATAAATTCAAAAACAAACTTACTGAAAAAGGATTAAAAGCAATGGAAGTAAGAGCAGGTGATAATTTTAATGTAGATTTTCATGAAGCTATTACGCAAATCCCGGCTCCAACGCCCGAACTAAAAGGTAAAATAGTAGATGTTATTGAAACAGGATACACTTTAGGAGACAAAGTAATCCGTTTTGCTAAAGTAGTAACCGGAAACTAAAATTCGTTAATGATAAATGATGAGTGACTATTGAGGAAAATTTTCACTTAGTTTTATGAAGCATCAATAATCATTTATCAACATCAATTATAATATATCATGTCAAAAAGAGATTATTACGAGGTTCTAGAGATAAGCAAATCTGCCAGTTCCGAAGAAATAAAGAAAGCATACCGAAAAATGGCTATTAAACATCATCCAGACAAAAATCCGGGTGATAAAGTGGCTGAAGAAAAATTTAAAGAAGCAGCAGAAGCTTATGAAGTTTTGAGTGACGACCAAAAACGTGCTCGATATGACCAGTTCGGTCATGCCGGTGTTGGAGGAAACGGAGGCTTTGGAGGCGGAGGCTTCGGCGGAGGTATGAACATGGAAGATATTTTCAGCCAGTTTGGAGATATTTTCGGAGGAGGTTTCGGAGGTTTTGGCGGCGGAGGTGGTCGTCAACAGGTAAAAGGTTCTAATTTGCGAGTTAGAATTAAACTGAATCTGGATGAAATGGTGAACGGAACCCAGAAAACTCTCAAAGTAAAAAAAATGAAGCTTGCGGAAGGTGCAACTTCAAAAACATGTCCTACATGTAACGGTTCCGGAGTTCAAATGAAAGTGATGAACACCATGTTCGGACAAATGCAGACCCAAACTACCTGCGGAACTTGTCAGGGAATCGGTAAAGTTGCAGACAAAATTCCGGCAGGAGCCAATGCTCAAGGATTGATAAAAGATGATGAGGAAGTTACAATCAGTATTCCTGCAGGAGCTAGAGACGGAATACAGCTTAACGTAAGAGGAAAAGGTAACGATGCACCTTTTGGCGGAGTTCCTGGAGATCTTTTGGTTATTATTGAAGAGGAAGCAGATGCTACTATAAAGAGAGAAGGCGATAATCTTCATCAGGAATTATATATTTCTTTTGCAGAGGCAGCTTTGGGGACTAAAAAAGAAATCCCTACAGTTGGTGGTAAAGTGAAAATTACCATTGATGCAGGAACACAATCCGGAAAAATATTAAGATTAGCAGGAAAAGGATTACCAAGCATAGACAGCTACGGAAAAGGCGATATGTTTATTCATATTAACGTATGGACTCCGCAAAAGCTTACAAAAGACCAAAAAGAATTCTTCGAAAAGCAAATGAACAGCGGAGAAATGGTTGCCGAACCCTCTGGTAAAGAAAAAACTTTTTTCGACAAAGTAAAAGATTTATTTAATTAAAAATAGGAGGCTTTTTACAAGCCTCTTGTCTATTTTATCATAAAAAACTTATCCACAAACTGCGCTAGAAACTACTGAACTCATAAATAGATCTTAGATTTTTTTGTAATTTCGACGCGCAATTTAAAACTATTTCAAATGAATTATCAGCTTCAGCTGCGAACGCCCGAGTCTAATCTTACCCTTGTTTTTCATGCTATTGTGTTCGATTCTTTCAAGGTGAATGTTATTGAAAGATATACCGGGAAAGGAACAAAATTGTGCGAGGTAGTACTTAAGGTAAGAACCTTGGATGACCAAATTGTCCACAGAAAAGACGGATTTATAAAAATAAAGTTGAAAGATGAAGATTTTGAAATGTATAAGAACTTAACAAGAACTCTTACTTCTTACGACTACAAAAACAAACTCATCAACAGAAATAAAGCAGATGAAGATTTTGTACATTTTCTGCTAAGGATCGTTATTATTAATTACGATTTCAATTAAAATCATTTCAAAAAATACTTTAAAGACAGCTTTTGGCTGTCTTTTTCAATCCCTAACTAACTACAAAAGATATTTAAGTTTTTATTGATAAAAACCAAAACAATACTCACCGGTATTAATACTGATATTAAAATAAGAACTTTAAATGATTTAATTTCTACAAACCAACTCGATTTCATAATAAAAGGGTGAACAAAATAAATAGCTGTAGATAAATTTGCCAATATTTTGGAACTGCTTTTTACATATCTTTTCTGTGCATACAAAAAAAGGATAGGACTGGTAAAAAACAGAGAAAGCAAAATATCTGTATTTTCGTGGCTAATGAATATATAGTTGAGATATGCTTCTAAACCGACCAAAACACACCCTATAAAAACCCAAACTGATGAATATTTAATATTGCTAAGGCTTGCCTTTTCTTTATTGATTAAAAAACCAATGCTTAAAAAAGGCAGACAGACAAATAAGAAATTACGGTACATCAAATAATTATTCAGTAGAGAATCGTTTGCATTTTTCAGAATATGAAGATTCCCCAATACCTGTATACAGTAACCTGTTAAGAATAAAACTGCAATAATCGCCATTAAAACTCCTGAAGACAATTTTCTGAGATAAAAAAGAATAATTCCCGAAAAAAAAGTACCGATTAAGTACCACAAATGATGGTATCCGAAAATAATAGTAAGAAGAAAATCATCTGTATTTTTCCAAAAAGAGTAATAGATAGCCATCCAAACAACATACAGCAATAAAGTTCTGAAAAGCCATTTCTTCAGTTTTTCTTTATTATCTATATGAAAAAAATAATAACCGGTGATTATTAAAAAAACAGGCACTGCCAATCTAAAAATCCCATTTACCAACATATAACTGAGTATAGGATGAGATTCTTTCAGAAAATTCATGTGCAGAAACACAACGAAAAATGCAAGAATAATTTTGAGAATATCAAGAGATAAATTTCTTCCCATTATTGAAGATATTTATTTTAAAAAGGCAAAATACTTCTCCAATCCCATCTCCAGCTTATTGTTCTATTTTTCCCCCAAGTTCTTGTAGCTCCTTTTTCTATAGATATGCTAAAAAACAAAGCTATTAACAAGACAAAAACTGCAATTATAAAAAATTTCTTTTTTCTTACCATATCATTACATCTTTCACTACTCCATTATTTTGAGTATGCTGCAACAATTCAGATTCTATGAATGACTTTATTTGTTTTTCTGAACCGTCATTTGGGAACAAAAGATGC encodes the following:
- the proS gene encoding proline--tRNA ligase — its product is MAKLTSRSEDYSKWYNELVVKADLAENSGVRGSMVIKPYGYAIWEKMRDEMDKKFKETGHVNAYFPLFVPKSLFEAEEKNAEGFAKECAVVTHYRLKTDPNNPHKLIVDPDAKLEEELIVRPTSEAIIWNTYKNWIQSYRDLPILINQWANVVRWEMRTRLFLRTSEFLWQEGHTAHATRDEAVEEAEKMNKVYADFAENFMAIPVIQGLKTPSERFAGADETYCIEALMQDGKALQAGTSHFLGQNFAKAFDVKFTNKEGKIEYAWATSWGTSTRLMGALIMTHSDDFGLILPPTLAPIQVVIVPIFKGEEQLNEISEVALEIQNKLKLKGISVKFDNDTQNKPGWKFAEYELKGVPLRIAIGPKDLENKSVEIARRDNLTKEVRPLEGLDSYIEDLLKTIQEDIYKKAFSFREENITKVDSYEEFKKVLEEKGGFIYAHWDGTAEEEEQIKEETKATIRCIPLNDDIEEGVSMVSGKPSKRRVLFAKAY
- a CDS encoding OmpA family protein; its protein translation is MALNIIDLIKGQLGAALVSQTASQLGESESGISKAISGLLPVVIGGLANNSDNPTVLDTVANSSSNGILGSLSSATSGNSFISGLLTSIFGDKLSGIINSVATYAGISNNSSSSLLNMVTGATIGSIGKYASENNLDRNGIASLLNDQKGIISTLLPAGLSLASLNVGDWAKGYGFEGNENPATKPVVDAPRVEVTRSTAETGTFPDRTTSSEGGSIWKWLLPVILLLVASYFLWQQCRKSETTTTTSVEGDSLKTKTDTTTVNSTATTTKVDEDIDLNGTALKGYRNGMEDQMISFLKSGEYTNAKDDAALKNRWFDFDHVNFKMGSANQLEAGSESQLQNLVAILKAFPDAKIKIGGYTDKTGNEANNLKLSAERANFIKDWLSKQGVASQVIAADGYGSEFAKVDAKASDAERAVDRKMSVRFTK
- a CDS encoding Nramp family divalent metal transporter, which codes for MNFKIKEGWRKEKVSDSLPEVFSSIPIPKKSGFWRKYLAFAGPGLMIAVGYMDPGNWATDIAGGAQFGYTLLSVILISNIFAMVLQHLSVKLGVATERDLAQACRDHFSPTTNVILWILCEIAIAACDLAEVIGSAIALNLLFGIPLTWGIVITTIDVLLILLLQAKGFRWVESIVGGLIFIILICFGYELIISKPEINQILGGLVPQKEIITNPAALYIGIGILGATVMPHNLYLHSSIVQTRDYDRDRAGKKEAIKFATLDSTVSLLIAFFINAAILILAAATFHTTGNQHIADIHDAYKMLTPILGASMASIAFAIALLASGQNSTLTGTLAGQIVMEGFLNISLKPWLRRLITRLIAVIPALIVAILYGEQGTTDLLVLSQVILSMQLSFAVVPLVMFTNDKSKMGEFVNKPILKISVWIISGIIIVLNLYLLYQTVFG
- a CDS encoding nucleotide exchange factor GrpE, translating into MENQDINEENINKHEENANESQNNQQENVAETPTAEELLAVEKDRYIRLYAEFENYKKRTSKEKMEFFQYANQDMMISMLGVLDDFERALKEIAKNGSEADLQGVELIYNKFKNKLTEKGLKAMEVRAGDNFNVDFHEAITQIPAPTPELKGKIVDVIETGYTLGDKVIRFAKVVTGN
- the dnaJ gene encoding molecular chaperone DnaJ; the encoded protein is MSKRDYYEVLEISKSASSEEIKKAYRKMAIKHHPDKNPGDKVAEEKFKEAAEAYEVLSDDQKRARYDQFGHAGVGGNGGFGGGGFGGGMNMEDIFSQFGDIFGGGFGGFGGGGGRQQVKGSNLRVRIKLNLDEMVNGTQKTLKVKKMKLAEGATSKTCPTCNGSGVQMKVMNTMFGQMQTQTTCGTCQGIGKVADKIPAGANAQGLIKDDEEVTISIPAGARDGIQLNVRGKGNDAPFGGVPGDLLVIIEEEADATIKREGDNLHQELYISFAEAALGTKKEIPTVGGKVKITIDAGTQSGKILRLAGKGLPSIDSYGKGDMFIHINVWTPQKLTKDQKEFFEKQMNSGEMVAEPSGKEKTFFDKVKDLFN
- a CDS encoding prevent-host-death protein yields the protein MNYQLQLRTPESNLTLVFHAIVFDSFKVNVIERYTGKGTKLCEVVLKVRTLDDQIVHRKDGFIKIKLKDEDFEMYKNLTRTLTSYDYKNKLINRNKADEDFVHFLLRIVIINYDFN
- a CDS encoding acyltransferase family protein, which codes for MGRNLSLDILKIILAFFVVFLHMNFLKESHPILSYMLVNGIFRLAVPVFLIITGYYFFHIDNKEKLKKWLFRTLLLYVVWMAIYYSFWKNTDDFLLTIIFGYHHLWYLIGTFFSGIILFYLRKLSSGVLMAIIAVLFLTGYCIQVLGNLHILKNANDSLLNNYLMYRNFLFVCLPFLSIGFLINKEKASLSNIKYSSVWVFIGCVLVGLEAYLNYIFISHENTDILLSLFFTSPILFLYAQKRYVKSSSKILANLSTAIYFVHPFIMKSSWFVEIKSFKVLILISVLIPVSIVLVFINKNLNIFCS